AGCTTAGCTAATGTTTGATGGCAATTTTATGCTATTGTCACATCAGTTAGAATTATAAGCAATCATGTTCCattttgcaaacaaaaattGTTAAAGCTTAAATGCTTATCAGATAGAAACCACGGTACTTCACAGGAGGTGCCTTGGAAACTACAGACACATCTCTTTATAAAGTAAATAGCAGTGAATGTGAAAGCTTCCTTGGAACCATTTTTCCAGACACATCTCATGCCTACAAACGGGGAGAATAACAGTGAGACACGGAAACTTCCGTGGGATGAAACTGTAGCTTGAATTATGGACCAGCTGCTCAAAACTCCCTGCTGATGACCCCTGTGAAGAATGATGGAAGCACCTGAGCCTGCAAGCGGCACTGGCAGCAATTCTGTGTGTGCCTTCACGGGTACTTCTCTACTGCCACCTGATGATCAAACAGAAAACCTATGAAAAAGCGGGAATACTTCTATAGAGTAGGATGCTGCTTGGCAcactacaaagaaaaaacattttgctaCTGAAACTGAGAAAAGGCATTACTATAAAAAACCTCCAGTAAATCAGTCAGCCAACAGAAAACAAGAGACAAGAAGCTACTCAGTCTATTATTCTCTGTCCTGCACAGTCCCTCTCCTAAGTAAGTGGGATGGCATCCTTGAACACAGTCAGAGTTTTGTCACACACAACAGCATTAAGTCTTGCATTCTGAGTGAGCCTAATTTCTGCTCTGAAGCCTACAGGAGTCAACCAGGCCTGCAGTGAACATTGGCAACCCCATTCTTACTGCAGTACTCTGTAAGGAGGTATACAGCTGCTTTTGCCTCGGGGCTGCCAAGTGCTTTACCATCACTGTACAGAAAAACTTCCCTCCCTCAAGCAAAGAGGCTACGATAGAGGATGAGCCCATTGCCTGAGGTAACATTTTAACAGAACATAGTAAATGTCTCACACCCCTCTTTCAACTGCTAACCCCACTGCCCAAGTCTCTTGCTCAGCCTCAGCGTTACACAGTATTAGCAGGACTCCTACACCACCCACAAGATGCAATATAGTAAAAAGAACTCCTTTAAGTATAAACCGTTATTAAAGTTGCAGTTCCTGTCATTTgaagcttttttcccttcaaaaagcATGATATTAGCACATTACCTGTCTCCTTTAGAGAGGTCTTCAACACTTCCAAAGCCAGGGGTTGGCATAGGACATCCCATGTGCTTGAACTGAGCTATATGAGGTCTGGGAGCTGGAATTTTTCCACGAGACTTCTtgtgttcctgctcctctttgaCCCGGGTGTTCTCTTTGTCACAGATGAAACACTCGAAGCCATTCAGGTAATTGGGCAGAGTCATGTCATTCACACCCCACTCCCGCTTCTCCAAGCTCTCTAGCAAGAACTGGTTTTTGATTCCACCAACGTTTTTATACTCCAGATATTTCAAATATTCCTCTCCATTCTTATCCAGAAAATCAAGATACTTTGCCAGCTCTCGGGGGCTGTCAAAATCATCTATAAGAATGATGGAGAGGTTGTTTGGCATCCAGTCCCGCACAGCTGGGGAGCCTCGGTACACTGGCACAGCGCCCAAGTGCATGGGACGCCACAGCTTCTCCGTCATGTAATCGTCACAGATGGCATTCTCCAAGGCCAGATGGAACTTGTACCTGGCAATGAAAGTCATAAATTCAGAATCTTCCGTAGTGGCTGTAGAAGTGTCTCTCAGTCGCTCACTGGGGAGCTCACGGTTATGCAGGCACTTCCCATAGGAGTCAACCTAAAATAACAAACGGCATCTTTACAAAGTGATTTGTTCCCCTAGAACTTATTTTCAGATCTTGTAGTTCTTGCAAAATTCCTAACTTGGATCAGTTCTTAGCTACGTTCATTTAGCTTCATTTTCACTCCAAGTTCTTCTCCTCGAGATTATTCCTAGAGCCCCAGTTCTACGATTTTTAGAGAAAACCAAGTGCTGAGTTTCAAAAGCAACATTAGCCACACCACAGACTGAGGGGCAAGGGGAGTGCACAGATGCCACCCAAAAGTGTATTTATTACCGGATAAACAAGAAACTGACAAGTAAGGAACAGCATTCGACTCTATGTCAATTTAAACATCCTCTTTCCACTTATAAGACCTAGTGTTTTCCAAACAGTTATTACACAGTGTTCCAGCCCATCTCAGCAAGCTGACAGAATTTTTCCATTCGTTGGACCGAAGAAAATTGATGCAGGGAGCCAAAAGAATACAGTCTAAAAATACAAGACAACATGCTTGAGCTGGAACCTGTACCATACTTTGAGaagacagtaattttaaaagaattcttttGCCTTTACTTCACTACTCAGTACATGATGATGTTACACAATAACTGAATCATGACCAAGAGAAACAAGAGAAACCACTAGAAAAACAAGTCTCTGCCAAAGGctaaaaatggatttattttttaatcaaccTAATATCTTCAcactttttaagagaaaaaaaatgcagtatgcttttttcctgcttggagAAAGgacattattttactttatgaAGCTACACAACATCAGCTGTACCATATCAATACAAGCCATCTCAGGAACGACACGATCCTACACAACACAGCAAGGAGCAGATACTCGCAAGAGAGCAACCTGCCTTTTAACTTCCCTCCTGAACTTTCAAACGGGAGCGAGGCTTGTAAAGGGACAGCCTTCCTGTATGCTAACTTCAAAGTCCAGAGACTTCAGCTGCTTCTAGCACTCGATCCGCAAGACCCTGCTTATTCAGGCTTTGCCCAGATCCCGAGAGCAGACAACTCCACATCTAACATCCGCATCAGGCCTACCTACTGACATGCGGTGTAGTTTAGATCACGCTTTGGGAACGAATACACCTAGTGTTTCTGTCCAGCTTGTAGTCAGCATGCATCCCGTTACGATTCGCGTCTTGGCTAAAAACAAGGACAAACAAACCCCATTAAAACAGGGCGGTAGCGGGGGGCGGCCAGGCGTCCCCAGCTCCGACAGCGGCGCCACGCCGCGGCTTCCCCGCGCACTCGGTCCCCGTACCTGGATGTACTTCATGAGCTCCCGCACGTAGCGGTCCCGGTCCGAGGGCACGTCGCAGTGGGACTGCATGTACAGCACCGGGCCGTAGCCCTTCCTCCGCCACGCGTCCTTCTCGGCCAGGGGCACGGCCGGGGCCCGCAGGTACCCGGTGCCGGGCAGCCACTGCAGCGTCAGCGGGTAGTCGGACTCCCGGCGGAAGGTGGCCGTGTAGTTGAAGAGCCGGATGCCGGGCGAGTGCGAGAGCACGTAGTTGTTCATGGGGGACTCCTCGTGGAAGAGCGCCCAGGTCTGGTGGGGCAGGCGGGGCAGCGGCGCCTCGTACGCCCTGAAGTCGGTGCCGTAGAAGATGAGCGCCTTGGTGCGGCGGTGCCGGGCCACCCGCCGGCTCCGGGTGACGAGGCAGGAGCCGCGGGGACAGTCGATGCGCTCCGTGTCGCCGGGGAAGTGCGGGAAGAGGCTCCCGCTCCACCACAGCAGGATGGGCAGCGCCTTGTTGCTCCGCGTGTCGTTGTTGCCGGGCCCGCGGTACGACGCGGCGGCCACGAAGGCCGCGCCCGGCGGGACGGCGTCCTGCGCCCACCCTTCCGTCCCGCACGGCtccgccggcccggccgcggccaGAGCGGCCCCCGCGCCGCAGGCCAGCGCCAGCGTCACCCACAGCCCCGCgggcccccggcccggcccggcgccccCCATGCCCGGGCCGCGCacgggcccgccccgccgccccagGAAGCGGCGCCGGTGGTGCCGTCacggggcggggcagggccgggaggGGCAGGGCCGGAGCGGCTCCGCCTTCCCCATCACTCTCACCTCGGACCGTTAACGCGCCTTGGGAGCGGCTCGGAGGGACGGCGAGGCGCACCCCGCGAGCCTTGCTGCAGCGGCTCCACGAGGTGACCCGCCGGCAGCTCTCTCCCAACCCCACCGTGCAACGGCTGAAGCTGCAGTCAGCCTCTACCGCTCCTGCATCCGTGCGCGCCAACAGCGGCCCCGCAGAAGCTGACAGCGCTGGAGCCGAGCTGTTCCCCGGAGCACAGCGCGCCGCGACCGAACGCACCTGCAGAGAGAGGCACCAAGCAAGGACAGCTGTTACAGAAAGAGCACccggctcagctcctgctgggaccaccaagggaaggaacagaaaacacCTTTTACTAACAGCAATCTTCTGCTTGGTTTGGGGGTCTTTTTAATACCTACAGGTAGTTTTAAAGCTCCcttgaaagctgcttttctaTACCAACCTTGAATAATTCctacattattaaaatattctgtaaaaGAGAAAGTGGTTTGGGCTACACTATGTAAATATCCAACAGATATGCTCTAGAAGTACCACTCAGTTGCTCAGTTACACAAATGCTAAAAGCTTCACATTAACTTCTTAAGAGATAATATAATATTTATGAATTATCAGTTATAATACAGGACATTAGTTAGTATGAACACAAGGCAAAGAATTACTCTTCAGCTGTTAGAAACAAGTTAGAGAGGGGatagttttcctttcctttgaaaagTTAAGTGTAGATACTACTTGGGACTGCTCCAACAGCACCACAGCGTCCTGCAGTCAGGCCCCGAGAGAAGGTAACAGACATGGGCTCTCCAACACAACTTCCACATGCATCAGAACGTGCTACACAATTTACTCCACATGATTATTGTACAAGATTCACAGGGGCCGTCGTTATCACACCAGTTCTGTGGCAGATTCTGGACATAATGTACATTCTACAGGAAAGGAATCTCAAAAATATTCTAAAGCAACTTTAGTATTATTGGATAATTAGCAATGATTGTCTTGTGCTTTCATACAGATTTGTTATAAGGTTATCAGCAAACTGTACAACAGTAATATTCACAGGTACAGTCAAAATAACACTGCCAGTTCACTctgaactttatttttccaattaGCAACACtcccagcaaaaaaaaccccacaacccaaatccccccccccaaaaaaagaaaaaacacccaaccaaaaacccccccaaacaaccCCCCACCAACCAATTCACCTAGGTACCCTTAACTCTGAAATATAAGTTCTTTTAAGACTACAGAAGTCATTAACTTGACATTGTCACAAGGTAAGGGCAGTATTTGCCTAAGTAgaccaaaaaccccccacccaATCAATGACTCAAGCTGTGTTAGCAAAAAAGGCAATTTCTTTGTGAAATGGAAGTTCAGACAGggcagaaagttaaaaaaaccaatcATGTAAATAAAGGAACACTGAAATCAAACAGTACCTTTCGTCTGTTGACTCTTGTTGGATTTCTTATCATTCAGTGTGAATAACAACAAAGACTGAACTTGGTTAGTAGAAGATTGGATTGTAAAGGATCAATGAGCTAGACTTCAGCCCTTCCCATTTCCCCCCTCCCGCAAAATACAGGGTTTGGAAAAATAAGCAGTGTTTATTTACTAACAATGACATAAAATAcatcttaatatatttttatttctttacaaattAAAAGATGCATTGGAAAAacaagtgaagaaaatgaaaggttCATTCATGATTTCATTTCCACCCCCACACCCCCCAATATTAATACTAGAAATTAGTATTTGTGGAAGTCTGTGGTTGCTGTGCATTATATCCCTGGgaagttctttttttcccctctgattaAAAATCCTCTAGATTTTTTGGCTGGAGGCAGTACGTGGAGTAAAAAGTCAGCCACATTCATACAAAAACGCTGAAAGTTCTGTCAACTACATCTTGAAAGAGTTTCTCCATTACAATTTTCGTGTTCCCCTTTCTGTGTAGTGATGGGAGGGAAGACAAACTAGCAGCATTAGAAGAAGAATGGATTTATATACATGCTACAGGATATGGAACTAAAACCACAGCCAGGTATTTTTCTGATCTTAACAAGGACTTTCCTATGAAATATCAAGCCCGGAAAACATATTCTCTAATCCATCCACGTTCTTCCTTTCACTTTTAGTGCTATTAGTAGCTGAAGCTCCTGGGTATTGGAAGAACACCTGTTAAGTGTTCAAAATATACAAGCCCCCTTTCAAAAGTGAATAAACAAAGCCCTTAGAATTCTGAATTTGATTACACAAGCCCCCTCTTCACAGGAGTCTTCTCATCCACCCTTGCAAAATGGAGAAGAGCAGCCAAAGTGGATGGATTAATCTGTCTGAGGTATTTTAGTTTAACAAACAGACTTATAAAAGGTTTTGTGCAAGCTGATCAGTAGATAGAATGTGGAGGGTGTTAACATCCAGTAATGAAACTCTGCTATGGCCCAGGTGCTGTCAATAACCTAAATCAGGTACTTGCAATACCTATTACAGCACAGTCTAAATCTTAAGGTTTTGTATCCCCTTCCTTTTATTCCAGGGTACAAAGCCATCTCAAATTCATGTCAGTATAAATCAAATTCCTGCTTGTTTGCTATGATTCACAAAATTACGGTTGAAAACGGCCACTTCCTTAACATCCGGTTCCTACACAGTCCCCCATCACCTTGTTACAAGTATTCTCTGCTTAAGGTTAAGAAGCTTTTGTTCCCACCACCATCTGACAGACAGGTAAACTCTGCAGGAGAGGCATGGAACATGGATTGAGTAGGACAATGCAGAGCTGTGCAATGAGAAGGAAAGCAGTCACCACACACGTCAACAGAAGTACCGTCTCTACCCCTATGCTGCTCAGAAGCTGTTGATTCTTGCCCATTTAACTATTGATTACTCCATTACAgttctgcacagcagctcctagTACGGGGAAGATTGTGGAGAGAAGTttgccctgctgcctcctggcttaccccttctttcatttttcatggcTTCCTGGCTCGGACAGCCACATGATACATCTGTGCTCTGACAGATTATGTTTCCCTCCTTAGAGGAGACACAAAATGtttggctgctccagctcccatcACCTGACCTGCCTCTTGTCCTCTCCCCACCTGTGCATCCTCTTCACGCTTGGAGCATGCACAGGCACCCACACAAATGCACAGCAGCTACCAGAAATTTTGAAGAGTTATCGCTTTTTCACCCAACGTTGAATCATGTACagtgaactgaaaaaaaccctacattCATTACAACAGGATTAGCGAGcatggggtggggtggggggtgaACTCCTGCCAAGCACAGGAAACAATTTGAATGCAAATAAAAGACCTGGTAtcaaaggccttttttttttttttttttagccctcaccaggaaaatatttcatctctCATATGGGATTGGGAAAGGTTGAAAGGATTTCTGCTTATGCAATGTGTATTAAAAATTATGGAATTGTACAGATTTCTATGTTGTCCTTTCTGAGGGCGCTGGGCCTTCTGATCAGGTCATTAGTGGAGACTGAAATGTCACTGCTGAGTTCTAGCACCACTCACTCCTCTAGCTCAGTAGCTGCCGAATCTCCTTGTGCATGTGACACAGGAAGTCCACATATGAAGCTCCCCCACTCAGGCTCTTGTCCTCGACTAGAAAGTGCTTGAACAGCATTTCCAGCTTATCTTCTTGCTTCACAATTATCAactacaaaaaaaccaaacaaaacaagaacaaaaccaacagTGAGTAGCTATTAGAATTAATCTTCATGGGGAAAATAGAGCAAAAGGCTAAATGCTCAAAACCCAAAGAGAGCCAGAATCACGGCATATATGGCTTATGTGCTTTGACTTATGTAACTCAGCTGGGTTGAGCCTCAATGCTTtctaaacagaaggaaaataccaTATATGTGATTCATATAGTAGTGTATTGTAATAGGTctgaaaaaattaagttttacaACGATGGTAAGCacaaaactccaaaaccactgAAATTTGTTTTCGGATTCTTGAAAACTATGAATAACATTTAAGAGACTGGGAAGAATAAATCCAGGACTGCAGCATTACCAGACTCTACTAAGAGGGGAGGGGATTTAAAGCTGTAAATGGGGGACACATTTTACCTTCATGTAGCGGGATCTCTGCCCTTGAAGCATATCAACAATAGATCGCACTTTCTTGGAAAAGGGGTTTTCCAAGACTGGCAGGGTACTCTGGAATGAAAGATATCCAATTCCCATTAGTCTAGGGAAGTAGAAGGATGCGAAACACAAGTACAGTTTTGGCACACTGTATAAGGGTAGAGAAATACCTACCCACATTAGCATACAATCTCTTTGACTTCAACTACTTAAAAGAGAATATAACATGAAATCAGAATTAAAGGTCAATTAATTATTCCATTTAGATATCAACTGTGCTCTTGACTATTAATGATATGACTTGTCAAATAAACCTAGGCAAAAGCACGCCTGACATGCCCAGACTATCAACATTTCCGCTAGTTTCACACACCCGTGCTTCTCTTGTTTCTATTATGGAAAatgaaatgctattttttctACTGGCATTctcattgttttaatttttgggTGACTATCCCAGACTGTAGCTCCCACACTGCCATCCAGCTCACCAAGGCATTGCTAATTTGACTGAAGGATGACACTCCAAAGAGGTTCTGGATCAGGCTTTGCTGCACGCTGACTCCCACCCACACAAAGATGTTCAGCCCGTTCTCCAGCAGGTAGATGTCACCCTTGGAGAGACGCTCCTCAGAGTTCCGAATGGCTGCTGGCAAGGAATCACTGTCAACATCTGCTTTGGTCTGTTttacagggaaataaaaattcaggtAAAATTAAAGGTTATAAAACAAGAACATCTTATGAAGTCCTGAAAATTTCTGCCATGAAGAACTCAATGGTTTTCTCATTTCTAGGACTCTCAAGACTGTAATAATTGTGACTTAAGTAGCATCTTCCTTAGTTTTCTTACTGAAAGTGACACAGAAGCAGTTCAGAGACTCTTGGTCAGCAAAGGAGAATATAAGGCTTCTGTGAAAAGACTCAAGTTCAAATATCACCTCTTGGAGTAGGAATGTAATTAGTTTTTAGTATTATTCAAGCAACTATGGTAATGAAAATTCAGAACAGTATGTGGAGTTACCTTACAATGATGAAAATTACTGCAAGAAGTTGTAAGCTTTAGGACTTTTTAAGAAGACTATGAAAGGgttaaaagtgttttctttgccACTAGTCATACAGGTACAGCTCAGGAAAAAGGTATCCCCCAAGAAATTCACAAGATGCAGTAATGCTGAGCGAAATGAAGTGAAATACCCCAACAGATGACAGATCCCCAAACACTTCTCACATCACTTTCCCTTGCTAAAATATAAATGCCAGTCCTTAGGTTGAGTAAACGAGACAACAGCAAGCCTCAAGCGCTAAGATCTCGAATTACTCACCAGGGGCAAGAGCCTgggataaaagaaaacatttgtttcagCCACATCCATGGATGTCACTAACTGACGGATGTAGGCACGGTCATCCGTGGTCGCCTCTGGGCCAGGCTGAAGAACATCACTCTTCAATACACAGTTCAAGTACACAGGAAGCAGCTTCATGCATTCAGGGAGGATGAGCTAAAAGTCACAAGCAGACAGAAGCTGGTCAGCTGTTGCTGAATAAGCTTATGTTTGACAAAATGAGGCTTGCATGAACCAACGAAGCGTGGTACAGCCGTGAGGAGTGAAAGCTGATAGTCTACTTATATCATGGACTGCAAAAGAAAACCTTTCCCTGAAGCAGGCAGTGCTCCCTGGGCTCCAGACAGATGTCCAAGAAGCCATTCTCAACTACAGTTTTACTTGTAATAGTGTATCCACTTTCCCAAGTCTCCTCCTTGCAAATTTCTGCTGAGAAagggaaattactttttttgagCAGGCTAAGTTAGAAGAAGCTGTTATCACTTTTTAACTTCCAAGCCTGGGATTCAAGTGAAAGCACTGGAGTTTACCTGGCCAGCAGAAGAGGGACTAGCACAGTTCTTTCGATAGCAGGCTAGGATCTGGGCACACTGGTTGATCAGTGCATCTCGTACAGTCTTCACTGGACTACTCAGGACTCCACGATATGCTGCACAGCGGGAGGAAAGAGAGGGACTGCTGTCAAGTCATTGCTCATCAACGGCAAAACCCCAATACTACCTCCACAAAGGAAATCTGAACAACTATTTTTTATGGAAGCCTTTATTCTTCCAGCTTCAAACTTGTAGGAAAATTATGATATATTCCTACTGAAAACCTGAAGAAGCTCATTTACTCCATTTTATTACATAATCTTGAACTCTCTATCTCCTATGAACATAAAATATACTTATCATATTTGAAAGTATGGTGTTCTATAAAAACTCTTATAGACTGGCTATCTTCCATTAAACGTCTGAAAATTGactgtttctttcatttttaatggcaATAAACATACACAACTCTCAATCTCTGTTGGATTTATAGGCTTTTACTGCAAGCTAGAAGGGGCAAATAGGGTACAGTGCATAAGTGCGTGACATTTAACTCATATCTACGAACAAGGGCCACCATTTCCTATTGCCAGAGCAAAATTCTGCAACAGTTAAGGAATGAACTAAAACAGcccaaaaaataaacacaaggaTGAATTCAGACAGCTGACAATACAAACTGTTATtgaaaacatttagaaaataatctACATGAAGAATAAGCCTACACCCTCCACGTGTACCTCTCATCCTAGGCAGCAATACAATCATCACAGCTTTATGCTCTTTCCCATAACTGACTCAAGTATCAGAACTGCCCCCTGACATTTGAAGCAGGAAGAATAAACAGGTATTTTAGGAGCAGTTAAAGGTGCAATCGTGGTTCCCACATTTACCCTTACCATACTTAGCCAAGTAGTTGATGAGGGTGTCGGTCTCACAGTTCCGATAGAGGTCAGCAAGCTGCGTGCAGCAGTTCAAGGAGAGGTTGTGAATGCGGAGTCGTCGCTGTCCTGCACAACTTGTATACAGCAGAGCACACTGCAGGAGACAAAAATGCCAGGAGACAGAGAAATGAGGTCCTGCTACTATAAGAAGGACAGGGTTAGAATATACTTCATTAAAAGCTACGACTCAGATGCATAAACAAATAAGATAGCTAAGTAAGACTCGGACAATAAGCTAAAAGTTGAGAATCAGGGTCAGTGAAAGGTAACAAGCAGCAATTTTAGCAGTTCTATCAAGGGACCTGGTCTTAGAAAACGGGACTGTAGTCTGAAGCAGTCTAGGTCATCCTCAGAGTAAGTATGGTGGAAGGGTATGGTAAGatgcagaaagaaagaacaaacaatTCCTTGAAGAAGTGTCTTATAATTCAGTTCAATTGTCAACTCACTTCTTCTACAAAGCCTCTCCCCTCACCTGAAGCAGTGCCCCACTGTCTTCACTCAATTTATCATCATGCTTGAATTCCACTGTGATTGTTTTATCACAGTCCAGACCTGCCATCTCTACATCAGTTGTGTTGCTCATATAGAAAGCTCCAAAAAAGTCAGTTGCTCTAATACCTACAAGAGGGAAAAACCCAACATGAACCACCATTTTCAATGGCATACGAAGACAGCCACCCTTTTGACCCCAACACCAAGTTATCCCAACAGATTTCAGCAGGGATCTTTGCACTCTCTACAAAAGTCTTACAATTCCAAAGCTTTAGCTTTTGGGGTAGCCTAGTTACCATGTGTTTTAAAtgacaggaaaaattctttcttcCCATGAGATATGCTTGAAGTGGTCAATTTATTAAGATTCCTCCACGCCAACACCCACCTGTGCTCGTGCGCACTCTCATTACAGCATCAAATCCCACTTCTTTCTGCACATCCCTTCTCAAGTCATTCAGGAATCTGTACTGGTCTGTCTCCAGCTAGAAGGCAAACAGTAATTGAAGTTTCACACTTCTGTAAATCAGATCAGCTTCATAAAccataaagtaatttaaaaccaGATACTACCTCTTGTGGTCTTACTTTAACAGCCAACCGTGATATCAGGCTCAGTGGCCTGCTAATGAAATATTGTGCTAAGAGGTAACAGCCTAGCTCTTCCTGTTGGGTTTTGTTATTAACAGAGCTGTTTGTGTAAGGATACAAAGCTACCAAATCATTTTGCTGATTATCTTGAAATTTAAGTAGCCATTTACTTCCAAAGAAGTACTTCCTCACTCTGGTTCCCACTATGAAAGAAAGAACCCTCAGCTAAACAATAATTCCTGCTTGGATCAGACAGCAGCGTGAGTCAATGCCACTCCTACCTGGAAATAGGCGTATTTATAAATGGAGCCTCCTGTCTGGTAAGGTACCACACCCAGTGTGGCCACATCCAAATACTGGTTTGGAAACAGGAAGAGATCcacacagcagccctgggccaCACAGTCCTTGGCCAAATTGTTGTAAAAGCTTGTCTGTGGTTGAAACAAAGTCTAAGAAAGGAAATCAGAGATGACATCAGAAGTTTgtgcaggaaaagcaaagtgaGATCCAGTTTACAATCCCAGTCAATACTCTTTAATACTTTAAGTCTTCAGGGAAAGTAGAATTGTCTAAGTTCTCCCTGACTCTGCCTTTGAAGAACTGTTAATTATGGAGATTACTACACATTTTGCTTTAATTGTAAATTCAGCACATTAACCCAGATTTGGTGTTTTACTCTGTGTAATAATCTAGAGCTAACTCTTCTTGTTCTCAGACTAGAGCTGTCCTTATGTGTCAAGCCTCCATAGCCCTTCTTGGGAACACAAGATAAAAGTGGAATGTTAAAAGATATTAGCTGGAACACTTACAGTATGTGCTAtccttgtaattttttaaaatactgtttcagTTCTTTTATTCCACAAAGAGCATAATATACAGCCTTATGTAAGGATTATGCAAACCATTATTACCTTCTCCTTATCTGTGTTGATCAGTTTCCTATCATCCCTGTTCTTTAACTTCCCTGGAGCCTCTGCAATGGGCAGAGAGGTGTGGAAAATGAAGAGCTTGCCAGCACactcagctgcctgcaggaaatGAGTGCAATAACAGAGGTTAGAAACATTCACAAAAATTGTAAGGGAAGCTGTGATTCAAGAACATCCAAGCAACCTCATCACTCTTTTAATGTCAGGGTGACTCTACCAAACTACAGAACACCTCCATGAGACTTGACAGACTTCAGCACTGATTTTTTCATGCTGGagggtcttttttttcctgtagattCAGTAAAGTCTTTAAAGCAAAGCCCAGACAGATGACTGAGAGTAAGCCATGTTCTtgcactttgaaaaaaaaaaaaattgggtaAAGAACATATAGATAGCTGCAAAACAGAAGGTTCATGCAGTTCAAGAATGAGCCAAGTACCCCCTACATGTAGTGAGTGCATCTACTACAAGGAGCTTACAAAATCTTTAGAATTGTCTTTAGCGT
This portion of the Hirundo rustica isolate bHirRus1 chromosome 8, bHirRus1.pri.v3, whole genome shotgun sequence genome encodes:
- the FUT11 gene encoding alpha-(1,3)-fucosyltransferase 11, coding for MGGAGPGRGPAGLWVTLALACGAGAALAAAGPAEPCGTEGWAQDAVPPGAAFVAAASYRGPGNNDTRSNKALPILLWWSGSLFPHFPGDTERIDCPRGSCLVTRSRRVARHRRTKALIFYGTDFRAYEAPLPRLPHQTWALFHEESPMNNYVLSHSPGIRLFNYTATFRRESDYPLTLQWLPGTGYLRAPAVPLAEKDAWRRKGYGPVLYMQSHCDVPSDRDRYVRELMKYIQVDSYGKCLHNRELPSERLRDTSTATTEDSEFMTFIARYKFHLALENAICDDYMTEKLWRPMHLGAVPVYRGSPAVRDWMPNNLSIILIDDFDSPRELAKYLDFLDKNGEEYLKYLEYKNVGGIKNQFLLESLEKREWGVNDMTLPNYLNGFECFICDKENTRVKEEQEHKKSRGKIPAPRPHIAQFKHMGCPMPTPGFGSVEDLSKGDSWKEMWLQDYWQSLDQGEALTAMIHRNESHQGRFWDYMHEIFLKRTGQH